DNA sequence from the Fimbriimonadaceae bacterium genome:
GTGCTCTTGTCCAGGTTCGCGAAGATGGACATGGGGGTCAACCAGGCCCGGGCAAATCCACATCCCGGTACAGTCATAAACCTCGTCCGCCAGATCGTCCATAGCTTCGGGGCCCATGTCCACGACTTGGTCCATGTCGATCAGCACATTGCCGATGATGTCGAGGTTTTGCGCAGGGTCGAGAATTCGCCCATTTTTAAGTAGGATGCTCATGCCTTTGCTTTCCCCTTCGGCTTGGCCTTAGTTGTTCGCGTGGATTTGGCTGTTGATGTGCTTGCCTCAGAGCTGTTTTTCTTGCGTCCCCCACCAAAGCACCAATAGAGCGCTGCCATACGAACGAAGACTCCGTTTTCAACTTGGCTGGTGATGACAGATTGCTCGCCATCGGCGGCATGATCGTCGAGTTCGATACCCCGGTTAAGCGGTCCTGGGTGCATCACCAAGCAGCCAGGGGCAGCCCAGCGCAAGGTCTGCTTATTGATTTGGTACATCTTTGCGTATTCGCCGATGCTGCTGATCATGGTGCCGTTCATGCGCTCTTTTTGCAGCCGCAGGCACATCACCACATCCGCGTCTTCGATGCCATCCTCAAGCTCAAAGAAAACGTCGCCGGGGAGCATGCCACTATGGGCGGGCATCAGTGTTCGCGGCCCTACGAAGTTGACCTTTGCGCCCAGCTTGTGGAGGAGCCATGCGTTTGATCTTGCGACGCGCGAATGAAGAACATCGCCGACGATCGCAACCTTTAGGCCTTTGATCTGCCCCTTGCGTTCCAAAATGGTCACGGCATCGCCAAGCGCTTGTGTGGGGTGTTCGTGCTGTCCATCTCCAGCGTTCAGCACTGGTCCACCGAAGTATTCGGCAGCAAGCATAGGCGCTCCCGA
Encoded proteins:
- a CDS encoding aspartate carbamoyltransferase catalytic subunit — translated: MTQRNLLAIRHLEVDQIEELIDLGQELKKRVNESKALPDMSGLVMGMLFFENSTRTRVSFEQAAHYLRMKSANFGQAGSSMSKGETLKDTILTLRYERLNGLVIRHSASGAPMLAAEYFGGPVLNAGDGQHEHPTQALGDAVTILERKGQIKGLKVAIVGDVLHSRVARSNAWLLHKLGAKVNFVGPRTLMPAHSGMLPGDVFFELEDGIEDADVVMCLRLQKERMNGTMISSIGEYAKMYQINKQTLRWAAPGCLVMHPGPLNRGIELDDHAADGEQSVITSQVENGVFVRMAALYWCFGGGRKKNSSEASTSTAKSTRTTKAKPKGKAKA